Proteins from a single region of Nitrospira sp.:
- a CDS encoding cytochrome c has translation MWKIPIQMVVGVGVIILGSQLTIAAPKETVQPNVDQIKGKRIFSKHCAGCHGPEGKGDGYLLLGPDPANLTRPATKNKSDAMLLQAIHEGKPNMPSWKSRLSEVESRAVLAYIRALKK, from the coding sequence ATGTGGAAAATCCCCATTCAAATGGTTGTCGGTGTAGGAGTCATTATCCTTGGCAGTCAGCTTACGATTGCAGCGCCGAAGGAGACCGTCCAGCCGAATGTCGACCAGATCAAAGGGAAACGGATTTTTTCAAAACATTGCGCGGGGTGCCATGGACCAGAAGGAAAAGGAGACGGGTATCTATTACTGGGGCCTGATCCGGCTAACCTGACAAGACCTGCAACCAAGAATAAATCCGACGCGATGCTGCTCCAGGCTATCCATGAAGGTAAGCCTAACATGCCATCATGGAAGAGCCGCTTGTCCGAAGTAGAGAGTCGAGCGGTCCTGGCCTACATCCGGGCACTGAAGAAATAG
- a CDS encoding efflux RND transporter permease subunit — translation MVSRLLDISLRQRMLIIICALMIGAGGVYAFRTIPIDAFPDVTSVLVQVVTKAPGLSPAEVERLVTYPIELQLTGVPALTEMRSLTKVGLSLITIVFDDSMDINLARQLVLERLLEVEEQLPPGAEPMLVPNSTGLGEVFQYYLQAPQMAAADAEVEHQSLIAQRTIQDWVIRPILKSTPEVIDVNSMGGYVKQYQVLVEPGLLRKYNLTLREVFDAVAKNNANAGGNILEKHAEKYIVRGTGLIRSLEDIERIVVRETGGTPVYVSDVAQVVINHAVRHGATVLNGDREVVTGIALMLRGGNARDVVEGLKARVQEIHAKGLLPNGLRIVPFYDRIELITEALNTVYKSLAEGVVLVVVVLFLFLGNIRSALIVVGTLVLSPLATFIVMGQIGLTANLMSLGGLAIAIGMIVDGSVVVVENVYRHLSHHSAATIPRLQLVTNAVKEVGQPVVFGILIIILVFLPLLSLHGMEGKMFKPLAYTIMIALLVSLFLSLTLSPVLCSLVLRRGSEEDPWIVRMAKGLYAPTLRWALGHRVIVLAMAMGALIGALSLVPSLGTEFIPILNEGSVAPQTIRLPSVSLPASIEIEKRMQQAIMEFPEVEMVVSKIGRTELGNDPQEPNESDPVVRLKPLDQWTTAKTMPELMQKFRERLTSVSGATFLISQPIQQRVDELISGVRTEATVKLFGDDLETLRNKAQEIAEVLETVRGVRDIKVEQLFGQPYLTIDIDRSKIARHGINVADVREIISTAIGGEVATRVYEGQQRFDLVVRFPKPYRDGVETISNIRVSDQGGALIPLADLGTVQLEEGPGRISRDQLQRYVSIGFNTLGRDIGSLVAEAQQKIDERVALPTGYRVTWGGSFENMERAMAKLRVIVPITIGLIFFLLYSTFNSLRQATLIILNLPFALIGGVVALWLTKEYLSVPASIGFINLFGVAVLNGIVLVSYMNKLREDGHSLDDAVTSGALLRLRPVLMTALVALLGLVPLAFAQGIGSEVQRPLAIVVIGGLVSSTLLTLIMLPVLYQWLEGRVQDPRRTGKPPNGAAVELLHAPGDTHHGKGESQVTRHPGEIPSV, via the coding sequence ATGGTCTCCCGCCTTCTTGACATCTCCTTGCGCCAACGGATGCTAATCATTATTTGCGCACTCATGATCGGTGCCGGAGGGGTCTATGCATTTCGAACTATTCCGATCGACGCGTTTCCTGATGTCACGAGTGTATTGGTTCAGGTCGTGACCAAGGCCCCCGGTCTCTCGCCGGCCGAGGTAGAACGGTTGGTGACCTATCCAATCGAGCTCCAGCTCACAGGGGTTCCCGCGCTCACGGAAATGCGTTCCCTCACAAAGGTCGGGCTGTCGCTCATTACGATTGTGTTCGACGACTCCATGGACATCAACTTGGCACGGCAATTAGTGTTGGAGCGATTGCTTGAGGTTGAGGAACAGCTTCCTCCAGGTGCCGAACCCATGCTTGTGCCTAACAGCACTGGCTTGGGCGAAGTGTTTCAGTATTACTTGCAAGCGCCTCAGATGGCTGCAGCTGATGCTGAAGTGGAACATCAAAGCTTAATCGCACAACGAACGATCCAAGATTGGGTCATTCGTCCCATTCTGAAAAGCACGCCGGAGGTCATCGACGTCAATTCGATGGGCGGGTACGTCAAACAGTATCAGGTGCTGGTCGAGCCAGGGCTCTTGCGAAAGTATAATTTGACGCTCCGAGAAGTCTTTGATGCTGTGGCGAAGAACAATGCGAATGCTGGTGGCAATATTCTGGAGAAACACGCAGAAAAATACATCGTGCGAGGAACGGGGTTGATCCGCTCACTTGAAGACATCGAGCGCATTGTGGTGCGGGAAACCGGAGGGACTCCGGTCTATGTTTCCGATGTGGCGCAAGTCGTGATTAACCATGCGGTGCGGCATGGCGCGACGGTTCTCAACGGGGATCGGGAGGTCGTCACAGGCATTGCGTTGATGTTGAGAGGAGGAAATGCACGAGATGTCGTCGAAGGCTTGAAGGCCCGTGTACAAGAGATTCACGCCAAAGGTCTGTTGCCGAATGGATTGCGGATTGTCCCGTTCTATGATCGTATCGAACTGATCACCGAAGCCTTGAACACTGTCTACAAATCACTGGCGGAAGGGGTCGTGCTGGTCGTTGTCGTCTTGTTCCTGTTTCTTGGCAATATCCGTAGCGCGCTCATCGTCGTGGGGACGCTGGTCTTGTCGCCGCTAGCTACATTTATCGTCATGGGACAGATTGGGCTGACCGCCAATCTGATGTCATTGGGAGGCCTCGCGATCGCGATCGGGATGATTGTCGATGGCTCGGTCGTTGTCGTCGAAAACGTCTACCGTCATCTCTCGCACCATTCGGCCGCCACCATACCGCGATTGCAGCTCGTCACCAATGCCGTGAAGGAAGTTGGACAGCCGGTCGTGTTTGGGATTCTGATCATTATCCTGGTGTTCCTCCCGCTCTTGTCGCTCCATGGCATGGAAGGCAAGATGTTCAAGCCGCTGGCCTATACCATCATGATCGCGCTCTTGGTGTCACTCTTTCTCTCCCTCACACTGTCTCCGGTTCTCTGTTCTCTCGTCTTGAGGCGAGGCAGTGAAGAAGATCCGTGGATCGTGAGAATGGCGAAAGGGCTCTATGCTCCTACGCTTCGGTGGGCGCTTGGACATCGAGTCATTGTCTTGGCGATGGCTATGGGGGCCCTCATTGGGGCATTGTCATTGGTGCCCTCATTAGGGACTGAATTCATTCCGATTCTGAACGAGGGGTCGGTGGCTCCACAGACGATTCGGCTCCCTAGTGTGTCGCTTCCAGCCTCCATCGAGATTGAAAAGCGGATGCAGCAGGCGATTATGGAGTTTCCGGAAGTGGAGATGGTCGTCTCTAAGATCGGTCGAACGGAGCTGGGCAATGATCCTCAAGAACCGAATGAAAGCGATCCCGTCGTTCGGCTCAAGCCGCTCGATCAATGGACGACGGCGAAGACCATGCCGGAGCTGATGCAGAAGTTCCGTGAACGGTTGACATCCGTCTCTGGGGCGACCTTTCTGATCAGTCAGCCGATTCAGCAGCGGGTTGATGAATTGATTTCTGGTGTGCGCACGGAAGCCACGGTGAAGCTGTTTGGTGACGATCTGGAGACCCTTCGGAACAAAGCTCAAGAAATCGCCGAGGTGCTTGAAACAGTTCGAGGTGTTCGTGATATCAAAGTGGAGCAATTATTTGGACAACCCTATCTGACGATCGATATCGATCGCAGTAAGATCGCGCGGCATGGGATCAACGTCGCTGATGTGCGAGAAATCATTTCAACTGCCATCGGAGGAGAGGTTGCCACTCGTGTCTATGAGGGGCAGCAACGGTTCGATCTTGTTGTGCGGTTTCCAAAACCCTACAGAGACGGTGTGGAAACGATTAGCAATATTCGGGTGAGCGATCAGGGCGGCGCCCTGATCCCCTTGGCTGATCTCGGCACCGTGCAGTTGGAAGAAGGACCGGGACGTATCAGCCGTGATCAGCTGCAACGGTACGTGTCGATCGGCTTCAACACACTCGGGCGGGATATCGGGAGTCTCGTGGCCGAGGCACAACAGAAGATTGATGAGCGCGTGGCGCTTCCGACCGGCTATCGGGTGACGTGGGGTGGATCGTTTGAGAACATGGAGCGGGCGATGGCCAAGTTACGGGTCATTGTTCCGATCACGATCGGGCTCATTTTCTTTCTCCTCTATTCCACCTTCAACTCCTTGCGGCAAGCGACATTGATCATTTTGAATCTGCCGTTTGCGCTGATTGGGGGAGTGGTGGCGCTGTGGCTGACCAAGGAATATCTCAGTGTGCCGGCTTCCATCGGGTTCATCAATCTTTTTGGTGTGGCCGTGCTGAACGGCATCGTACTTGTCTCGTACATGAACAAACTGCGTGAAGACGGGCACAGCTTGGACGATGCCGTGACATCCGGTGCTTTGCTTCGATTGCGCCCGGTCTTAATGACGGCGTTGGTCGCACTGTTGGGCCTTGTTCCTCTTGCGTTTGCTCAGGGCATTGGCTCGGAAGTTCAGCGTCCGTTGGCTATTGTGGTTATCGGTGGACTCGTGAGCTCGACATTGTTGACGCTGATCATGCTGCCAGTGTTGTACCAATGGCTGGAAGGCCGTGTACAGGATCCACGGCGTACAGGAAAACCGCCGAATGGAGCGGCGGTTGAGTTGCTCCATGCACCCGGCGATACGCATCATGGGAAGGGCGAATCACAGGTTACTCGCCATCCTGGCGAGATTCCATCGGTGTGA
- a CDS encoding efflux RND transporter periplasmic adaptor subunit — MMILDAGCDGTPSDVVASKTPAAVSTPGRITLSAEESSRVGLVVQPVVRSDFRTHRDFPASVQPNQRNMAEITTLVRGRVVEVYADLGQEVKANAPLAILYSSELGLAQSAYLKAKAKLHVAEQAFNRAQFLLQEQVIGEAELQRRQAELLSVQAEANESHDRLKLLGMNDEEFRRLERSRQIRSVVPIVAPFGGRIIGRKLTRGEVVETTENLFVIADLSEVWVLANIPEKDIPFVHSVHASGGTQVEVRINAYPKEVFKGTITYVGDVLDPVTRTMQLRIELPNQDGRFKPEMFATIRLFSEAQPDRLAVPEAALQRDQGRTFVFVQRGANEYEMREVNIGESNGTLTSILGGLNEGESVVTHGAFVLKSELLKKPV, encoded by the coding sequence GTGATGATACTGGACGCAGGCTGTGATGGGACACCGAGTGATGTGGTAGCCAGTAAGACGCCGGCTGCGGTTTCTACTCCAGGACGTATCACGTTATCAGCGGAAGAATCGTCACGGGTGGGGCTGGTGGTTCAGCCGGTCGTCCGCAGTGACTTCCGGACGCACCGGGACTTTCCCGCAAGCGTGCAGCCCAATCAACGAAACATGGCGGAGATCACGACATTGGTTCGTGGGCGAGTGGTCGAGGTTTATGCCGATCTCGGGCAGGAAGTGAAGGCGAACGCGCCTCTGGCGATTTTGTACAGCAGCGAGCTGGGGCTGGCGCAGTCTGCGTATCTCAAGGCCAAGGCCAAGCTCCATGTGGCCGAGCAAGCCTTCAATCGTGCGCAATTCCTCCTACAAGAGCAAGTCATCGGTGAGGCCGAGTTGCAACGGCGTCAAGCTGAACTGCTGAGCGTTCAGGCCGAGGCTAATGAATCGCATGATCGGCTCAAGTTGCTTGGTATGAACGATGAAGAATTCCGCCGCCTTGAACGGAGTCGGCAGATTCGGTCGGTAGTGCCGATCGTGGCACCCTTCGGAGGGCGGATCATCGGCCGTAAGCTGACGCGCGGGGAGGTGGTCGAGACCACCGAAAATCTGTTCGTGATTGCGGATCTTTCGGAAGTCTGGGTGCTTGCCAACATACCGGAGAAAGACATTCCATTCGTCCATTCCGTTCACGCGTCGGGTGGTACTCAGGTTGAGGTGCGGATCAACGCCTACCCCAAGGAAGTCTTCAAGGGGACGATCACCTACGTCGGGGATGTGTTGGATCCCGTGACTCGGACCATGCAGCTAAGGATTGAATTGCCGAATCAGGACGGGCGGTTCAAACCCGAGATGTTTGCCACCATTCGACTCTTTTCAGAAGCGCAGCCAGACCGGTTGGCGGTGCCGGAAGCGGCATTGCAACGTGATCAGGGACGAACCTTCGTCTTTGTGCAACGGGGTGCGAACGAGTACGAAATGCGCGAGGTGAACATCGGTGAATCGAATGGTACGCTGACCTCCATCCTCGGCGGTCTCAACGAAGGAGAGTCGGTCGTCACACACGGTGCGTTTGTTCTGAAGTCCGAGTTATTGAAGAAACCTGTCTGA
- a CDS encoding TolC family protein, protein MRRRVLLAFLCAITITFGGTRASAEPDGQFYSLDMIVDLTLARNPLVSLAEGTIEQQKGQQTAAGAYPNPTVGGAGGHGMLRDTSLVGPESSLTRQSLTEYNVTVGQPVEWPALRSARQRVADLGVATANVGMLEARLNLASQVKVAFYDLLLAQQDADLAKQNLDTVEGVARIVRARVKSGEAPQFESIKAEVEVLKARQQLARADNLVRINRVAVDTLTGGALGPTYMVHGEFRMLPRDLRIEGLMARMMDQHPTIQRLLKSVEQSDWKIEFERQARVPSVTVNGSYWREIGREAFQGGLSVPLPLWYRRQGEIASSLGAKRRDEAELLRTRNELGRAVYQHYQDVRTTAELIEVFDKGLLKQAQEALRLAQFSFQQGASSLLEVLDAQRVQRQILLDYGLARHDLSVSLARLEQAVGGML, encoded by the coding sequence ATGAGGAGAAGAGTTCTGCTTGCGTTCCTGTGTGCGATAACGATCACTTTTGGCGGAACGAGGGCTTCTGCGGAGCCGGATGGGCAGTTCTACAGTCTTGATATGATTGTCGACTTGACGTTGGCAAGAAATCCGTTGGTCTCGTTGGCGGAAGGTACGATTGAGCAGCAAAAGGGCCAGCAAACTGCGGCTGGCGCCTATCCAAACCCTACCGTTGGAGGTGCTGGTGGCCACGGGATGCTCCGTGACACGAGTCTGGTGGGTCCCGAGTCGAGTCTTACTCGACAGTCACTCACCGAATACAACGTGACCGTCGGGCAACCAGTCGAATGGCCGGCCCTCCGTTCGGCACGGCAACGAGTGGCGGATCTTGGCGTGGCCACGGCCAACGTCGGGATGTTGGAAGCTCGGTTGAATCTGGCCTCGCAGGTCAAAGTCGCCTTCTATGATCTGCTGCTAGCCCAACAAGATGCGGACCTGGCCAAGCAGAACCTCGATACTGTCGAAGGCGTGGCCAGAATCGTGAGGGCCCGTGTCAAATCTGGGGAAGCTCCTCAATTTGAATCCATCAAAGCAGAAGTGGAAGTCCTGAAGGCACGGCAGCAACTTGCCCGTGCGGATAATCTCGTTCGAATCAATCGTGTTGCCGTCGATACCTTGACCGGTGGTGCGCTGGGGCCCACGTACATGGTTCATGGTGAATTCAGAATGCTTCCCCGAGACTTGCGGATTGAAGGGCTCATGGCTCGGATGATGGACCAGCACCCAACCATCCAGCGCTTGCTGAAGTCCGTGGAACAATCGGACTGGAAGATTGAATTCGAACGACAGGCTCGCGTGCCGTCAGTCACCGTCAATGGTAGCTACTGGCGTGAGATAGGGAGGGAAGCGTTTCAAGGAGGATTGTCAGTGCCCCTACCACTCTGGTACCGGCGGCAGGGAGAGATCGCGTCGTCGTTAGGAGCGAAACGCCGAGATGAGGCTGAGCTGCTTCGGACACGTAATGAACTTGGGCGTGCCGTCTATCAGCATTATCAAGATGTCCGCACGACCGCCGAATTGATTGAGGTCTTCGATAAAGGATTGCTCAAGCAGGCTCAGGAAGCGTTGCGGCTTGCGCAGTTTAGTTTTCAACAGGGAGCGTCGAGTCTGCTTGAGGTATTGGATGCCCAGCGCGTGCAGCGACAGATCTTGCTGGATTATGGCCTGGCGCGGCATGACCTCTCCGTTTCCTTGGCCAGGCTGGAACAAGCGGTAGGGGGAATGTTGTGA
- a CDS encoding RNA methyltransferase — protein sequence MGAGLHLQTLTRAQGALIRQLLRDKTVRSKEGAFVVEGATHCLDLISQHPQAIRSLLISPSYLRIECDADRTTRLKLQGRQFLCSDLVFQRLTDVETPQGILAVVQQPQWDEGHIFRRSRVLGIYGDRLRDPANVGAIIRTAAALDLSGVWLSHDSVDHFSPKVVRATAGTLLALPVFYTRDIRTFALHGCELYSALLPTADSVPLRNIRTIPSRLLFAVGNEGTGLSQDVVKASSIRFFIPLAEGVESLNVAASVAISAFYFSGLPDDSHVPIRSSS from the coding sequence GTGGGAGCAGGGTTGCATCTCCAGACCCTGACTCGCGCGCAGGGCGCCCTGATTCGACAACTGCTTCGTGATAAGACGGTCAGGTCAAAAGAGGGTGCTTTTGTTGTTGAAGGGGCTACTCACTGCCTTGATCTCATTTCCCAACATCCGCAGGCGATACGAAGTCTGCTCATCTCGCCCAGTTATCTCCGTATCGAATGTGATGCTGATCGGACCACGCGATTAAAATTGCAAGGGCGACAGTTTCTCTGTTCGGATCTCGTCTTTCAGCGATTAACAGATGTAGAGACTCCGCAGGGTATTCTGGCCGTCGTTCAACAACCGCAGTGGGACGAAGGGCACATATTTAGACGGTCGAGAGTATTGGGGATTTACGGGGATCGGCTACGAGATCCGGCGAATGTCGGGGCGATTATCCGGACCGCTGCAGCGCTGGATTTGTCCGGTGTCTGGTTGAGCCATGATTCTGTCGATCACTTCAGTCCCAAGGTTGTCCGTGCTACGGCTGGTACGCTCTTGGCTCTTCCTGTGTTCTACACACGAGACATTCGAACGTTCGCATTGCACGGATGCGAACTGTATTCGGCACTTCTCCCAACGGCTGATAGTGTTCCACTCAGGAACATACGGACAATACCGAGCCGGCTCCTCTTCGCTGTCGGCAACGAGGGGACGGGGCTGTCACAGGACGTTGTGAAGGCGTCGAGCATCCGATTTTTCATCCCTTTGGCCGAAGGGGTGGAGTCGTTGAATGTTGCGGCGTCTGTGGCGATCTCGGCTTTCTATTTCAGTGGCCTGCCGGACGACTCACATGTCCCAATCCGTTCCTCGTCGTAG
- a CDS encoding helix-turn-helix domain-containing protein: MFIGTCIQGWRLARKQSVESLASVAGLPHDLLEQIESGQTDPTAGTIESLAHALQVPPSWLFDHPGSFEYLFGDSSDDEGEEPNAAGTDPVTNRILAGSRADRSLFVLLTALMQAGDPKLLRAAEMSLRSLVKQSRQATVPWQQRPSGHFEPPSD, encoded by the coding sequence ATGTTCATCGGAACGTGCATTCAGGGTTGGAGGTTGGCACGAAAGCAATCCGTCGAATCGCTAGCAAGCGTCGCCGGTCTACCCCACGACTTGCTCGAACAGATCGAATCAGGCCAGACGGATCCTACAGCTGGCACTATCGAGTCACTCGCTCATGCGCTCCAGGTCCCACCCTCATGGTTGTTTGATCATCCTGGATCCTTTGAATACCTATTTGGGGACTCATCAGATGATGAGGGTGAAGAACCGAACGCGGCTGGGACTGACCCAGTTACCAATCGAATCTTGGCTGGCTCTCGAGCAGACCGATCGCTCTTCGTTCTCTTGACGGCCCTTATGCAAGCCGGTGATCCTAAACTTTTGAGGGCCGCCGAAATGAGCCTGCGGAGTTTAGTCAAACAATCCCGCCAAGCAACCGTCCCTTGGCAACAACGCCCTTCAGGACACTTCGAACCACCAAGTGATTAG
- a CDS encoding FABP family protein produces MESNGAGQLGPLTVLAGVWEGDKGADEAPSDDRGAEQNRFRERITFAPIGAVRNHEQVLYGLRYARVAHRLGETDPFHEEVGYWLWDPGERQVLRCFIVPRGVALMAGSTVEPTATSFTLVAEGGAETYGICSNRFLNREFKTVRYELTVTILDANRFHYKEDTQLRIPGRKDLFHHTDENTLTRVTM; encoded by the coding sequence GTGGAATCAAACGGTGCAGGCCAACTTGGACCACTGACGGTCTTAGCGGGTGTCTGGGAGGGAGACAAGGGCGCTGATGAGGCGCCATCAGATGATCGCGGGGCGGAGCAGAATCGGTTTCGTGAGAGGATCACATTTGCTCCGATTGGTGCGGTGCGCAATCACGAACAGGTGTTGTACGGTTTACGCTATGCGAGGGTTGCACATCGCCTCGGAGAGACTGATCCGTTTCATGAAGAGGTCGGGTATTGGTTGTGGGATCCTGGTGAACGACAGGTGCTGCGCTGTTTTATTGTGCCACGTGGGGTAGCCTTGATGGCTGGTAGTACGGTGGAGCCGACAGCCACATCCTTTACACTTGTGGCGGAGGGTGGGGCAGAGACCTATGGGATCTGTTCGAATCGGTTTCTCAATAGGGAGTTCAAGACGGTGCGCTATGAATTGACGGTAACGATTCTTGATGCGAATCGATTTCATTACAAAGAGGATACGCAACTTCGTATACCGGGACGGAAGGATCTGTTTCACCATACGGATGAGAATACGCTCACGCGTGTAACCATGTAG
- the sthA gene encoding Si-specific NAD(P)(+) transhydrogenase, with protein sequence MQSYDMVVIGSGPAGQKAAIQAAKLSKRVAIIEKAPQLGGASLNTGTLPSKTLRDTIDYIHGLSRRGLAQLGTDLTSRLTLPDLMVRKEQVIATEVDVVRHQLSRNKIEILQGTASFVDPHTLNVVRSNGTVYQVQGGVIIVTTGSRPRRPPEIPFNDLTICDSDSFLRTTKNPNSIIVIGAGVIGTEYASMLAAFGIHITLIDRRTQMLRFLDQEIAQALNGQMQHNGVTMRLGQDCVNVTVNDAGRPTVHLQDRQTVTADMLLYTMGRIGNTDTLNLPAIGLTTDQQGQLSVNAHYQTALPHIYAAGDVIGFPALAATAMEQGRLAACHAFQLSDTHQVKVIPYGIYSVPEVSMVGVTEEELTAGHIPYITGRALFREMARGHISGDLHGLLKVIFHRETHALLGVHIIGAGATELIHIGQSILTYGGTVEYFIHNVFNYPTMAECYRTAALDGLNRLHHQPSSH encoded by the coding sequence ATGCAGTCGTATGACATGGTTGTCATCGGCAGTGGTCCAGCTGGCCAGAAGGCCGCCATCCAAGCCGCGAAACTGTCCAAACGAGTCGCCATCATTGAGAAAGCCCCGCAACTTGGTGGTGCCTCGCTCAATACCGGCACCTTGCCAAGCAAGACTCTTAGGGACACCATTGATTACATCCATGGATTGAGCAGGAGGGGATTGGCTCAGCTGGGCACTGACCTGACTAGCCGACTTACCCTCCCCGACCTCATGGTGCGAAAAGAACAGGTGATCGCCACTGAGGTTGATGTCGTCCGTCATCAACTCTCGCGCAATAAGATCGAGATTCTTCAGGGCACTGCCAGTTTTGTCGATCCTCATACGCTGAACGTTGTTAGATCGAATGGAACTGTCTATCAAGTCCAGGGGGGCGTCATCATTGTGACCACCGGATCACGCCCTCGCCGCCCCCCAGAGATTCCATTTAATGATCTCACCATCTGCGATTCCGATTCGTTTCTTCGTACAACCAAGAACCCAAACAGTATCATCGTCATCGGTGCGGGAGTCATCGGAACTGAATACGCCTCAATGTTGGCTGCCTTTGGGATCCACATCACACTCATCGATCGGCGAACCCAGATGTTACGATTCTTGGACCAGGAAATTGCACAGGCTCTCAATGGTCAGATGCAGCACAACGGCGTCACGATGAGGCTCGGGCAGGACTGTGTGAATGTTACCGTGAACGACGCGGGCCGCCCGACCGTACACCTTCAGGATAGACAGACCGTGACCGCCGACATGCTGCTCTACACGATGGGTCGGATCGGGAACACCGACACACTGAACCTCCCGGCCATCGGCCTGACGACAGACCAGCAAGGACAATTGTCCGTCAATGCGCATTATCAAACGGCTCTGCCCCACATCTATGCGGCTGGTGATGTCATAGGATTTCCAGCATTGGCCGCCACGGCAATGGAACAAGGTCGCCTTGCGGCGTGCCATGCGTTTCAGCTGTCCGATACACACCAGGTCAAGGTCATTCCATACGGCATCTACAGCGTTCCGGAAGTCTCAATGGTCGGTGTAACGGAGGAAGAACTCACAGCCGGCCATATCCCGTACATCACCGGCAGAGCCTTGTTCCGAGAAATGGCACGTGGCCACATCAGCGGCGACCTCCATGGTCTCTTAAAGGTGATCTTTCACCGTGAGACGCACGCGCTGCTGGGTGTCCACATCATTGGAGCTGGAGCGACGGAACTGATTCATATCGGCCAATCGATCCTGACCTATGGAGGAACGGTCGAATACTTCATCCATAACGTCTTCAATTACCCCACCATGGCCGAGTGCTATCGTACCGCAGCCCTCGACGGACTCAATCGGCTGCACCATCAGCCTTCATCACATTGA
- a CDS encoding YbaK/EbsC family protein produces MPIPRTLKSHLDREHVHYDILTHSQTDRARAVAKTLRLPEQSMAKVVIVKVKERFVTMVLPAPTKIDFQRLRRIFGTHHVRLATEEELAHLFPDCEVGAMPPLGTLYGLPVYVDRSLIRDEEILFEAGTHSEAIRMRYWDFAALVFPTVAEFNRPPTASC; encoded by the coding sequence ATGCCAATTCCACGCACACTGAAATCGCACCTTGATCGAGAGCACGTTCACTACGACATCTTGACGCACTCCCAAACAGATCGCGCTCGTGCCGTCGCCAAGACACTCAGGCTCCCCGAACAATCCATGGCCAAAGTGGTCATTGTAAAAGTCAAAGAACGGTTCGTCACCATGGTCCTACCGGCCCCCACGAAAATTGATTTCCAACGCCTGCGAAGAATATTTGGGACCCACCACGTCCGACTTGCAACCGAGGAGGAGCTCGCACATCTTTTCCCGGACTGCGAAGTCGGCGCGATGCCGCCGCTCGGCACACTCTACGGCCTTCCGGTCTATGTTGACCGCTCACTCATCAGGGACGAGGAGATCCTCTTTGAGGCAGGGACTCACTCAGAAGCGATCCGGATGCGCTATTGGGATTTTGCGGCTCTCGTATTTCCCACAGTCGCCGAGTTTAACCGGCCACCGACTGCGAGCTGCTGA
- a CDS encoding TIM44-like domain-containing protein encodes MVKHSHLIAISLIASLLFVPTLSFAKARGSGGGFSGGSHGGNSSMGFGSRGSRTYQDNGAKPIEQSATPRPSAAPPHQATNSPMSQPMPTPAPSWWQRNPLLAGIAGGLAGTWLGHMLFGATESTAKTTDVESGSGSGSGSTSTAPSGNSFGLILLLMAIGAGAFYFFRKSKQTPAPVFTGLSRSTTTRGSLLDVSANSSPDQVDTGTYTVTTEDKATFQQLLTDIQSAWSTQDVAAFRRCVTPEVLSYFNTALAADNSRGVQNRVEDVVLLKGDVREAWSEDTTDYATVDLRWNARDYTVSTTIPRGEPGHLIDGSMDTPTESCEVWTFMRVRDGRWLLSAIQQES; translated from the coding sequence ATGGTGAAACATTCGCACCTCATCGCGATCAGTCTCATCGCTTCTCTCCTCTTCGTGCCAACCCTCTCCTTTGCAAAGGCGAGGGGATCAGGCGGAGGATTTTCGGGTGGGTCACACGGGGGAAATTCATCGATGGGTTTTGGTAGCCGCGGATCACGAACCTATCAGGACAACGGAGCCAAACCCATCGAACAGTCAGCTACACCCAGACCATCGGCAGCACCACCGCATCAGGCAACCAATAGCCCCATGTCTCAACCGATGCCGACCCCAGCTCCCTCCTGGTGGCAACGTAATCCTCTCCTCGCCGGAATCGCAGGTGGTCTAGCTGGAACCTGGCTCGGTCATATGCTGTTCGGTGCGACCGAAAGCACCGCCAAGACCACGGATGTGGAGTCAGGATCCGGATCGGGGTCAGGATCAACCTCAACAGCTCCATCAGGGAACTCCTTTGGACTCATTCTCCTCCTGATGGCGATCGGAGCGGGCGCCTTCTACTTTTTCAGAAAGTCTAAGCAGACTCCTGCACCGGTATTTACCGGACTCTCACGCAGTACCACTACAAGAGGAAGCCTTCTTGATGTCTCGGCTAATAGCTCCCCTGACCAAGTCGACACTGGTACCTACACCGTGACCACTGAAGACAAAGCAACCTTCCAGCAGCTACTGACAGATATCCAATCTGCGTGGAGCACACAAGATGTGGCGGCATTTCGCCGGTGTGTGACGCCGGAAGTGCTGAGCTATTTCAATACGGCCTTGGCCGCGGACAATAGTCGAGGAGTCCAAAACCGTGTGGAAGATGTGGTGTTGCTCAAGGGTGATGTCCGCGAGGCCTGGTCGGAAGACACCACGGACTATGCGACTGTGGACCTCCGCTGGAATGCCCGTGACTATACCGTCTCCACGACAATCCCACGTGGAGAGCCCGGCCATCTGATCGACGGCAGCATGGACACCCCGACAGAGTCCTGCGAAGTCTGGACTTTCATGCGCGTGCGGGATGGTCGATGGCTCCTGTCCGCCATCCAGCAGGAGTCGTGA